The Henckelia pumila isolate YLH828 chromosome 2, ASM3356847v2, whole genome shotgun sequence genome includes a window with the following:
- the LOC140883929 gene encoding malonyl-coenzyme:anthocyanin 5-O-glucoside-6'''-O-malonyltransferase-like: MTTEIESCQISPPHGEVPPEISLPATYLDIPWLIFHPIRRLLFYDTTASKSGFLETHIPRLKQSLSLTLKHYIPLAGNILYLLIPPSEKPRFRYVVGDSVSLTVSESTNDFDRLVGYGARDADQFYDYVPQIPPVKDEPEFKIVPVLAVKVTLFPGRGICVGIANSHGIGDGSSIVRFIKAWASTNKFEGSDEELLIHAGKYAPCFDRKFIKDPSGIDAIFWDQMKHVPILTSTFPLPTGKVRATYILDEADIKKLKDLVLSKTPRLAYLSSFVVASAYLWCNIVKSGDVIGEEVDESRAEYLVFSVDLRARVDPPVPENYLGNCLAPGVAKVGHGVLVGNEGFFLAAEAIADIIQNMANNKGQVLKSAENWLSDFKKMRGGGFLGVSGSPKFDLYDMDFGWGKARKVEVASIDGENHSMSMCKARDCEKGIEIGLSLPSPRMEAFANLFADGLTRL, from the coding sequence ATGACCACCGAAATTGAGAGCTGCCAAATTTCGCCGCCACACGGCGAGGTTCCGCCGGAGATATCACTTCCGGCGACATATCTCGATATCCCATGGTTAATTTTTCACCCCATCCGACGCCTTCTTTTCTACGATACCACAGCTTCAAAATCCGGTTTCTTGGAAACCCACATCCCCAGACTCAAGCAGTCACTCTCCCTCACTCTCAAGCATTACATTCCACTCGCAGGCAACATTTTATACCTTTTAATCCCCCCAAGTGAGAAGCCGAGATTTCGTTACGTTGTGGGGGACTCTGTTTCTCTTACAGTTTCCGAGTCAACTAACGATTTCGATCGCCTGGTTGGCTATGGTGCTCGTGACGCCGACCAGTTCTACGACTATGTACCTCAGATTCCGCCCGTGAAAGATGAACCCGAGTTCAAAATAGTCCCTGTTTTGGCTGTTAAAGTCACGCTGTTTCCGGGCAGGGGAATATGTGTTGGTATCGCCAATAGTCACGGTATCGGCGACGGGAGCTCGATAGTGAGGTTCATAAAGGCGTGGGCTTCAACCAACAAATTTGAAGGATCTGACGAAGAGTTGCTTATTCATGCTGGGAAATACGCGCCTTGTTTCGATAGAAAGTTTATCAAGGATCCCTCTGGAATCGATGCTATTTTTTGGGACCAAATGAAGCATGTTCCTATTCTCACTTCCACTTTCCCATTACCCACGGGGAAGGTTCGCGCGACGTACATCCTGGACGAGGCTGATATCAAGAAACTCAAGGATTTGGTTCTGAGCAAGACACCGAGGTTGGCTTACTTGTCATCTTTTGTGGTTGCATCTGCTTATTTGTGGTGTAATATTGTGAAATCAGGGGATGTTATCGGCGAGGAAGTTGACGAAAGTAGGGCCGAATATCTAGTTTTTTCTGTTGACCTGCGGGCAAGAGTGGATCCCCCTGTGCCTGAAAATTACTTGGGAAACTGTCTCGCTCCCGGAGTGGCCAAAGTTGGGCATGGTGTGTTGGTAGGGAATGAAGGATTCTTTCTGGCCGCGGAAGCCATTGCTGATATCATTCAAAACATGGCGAACAACAAGGGACAAGTATTGAAAAGTGCTGAGAATTGGCTGTCGGATTTCAAGAAAATGAGGGGAGGAGGTTTTCTTGGGGTGTCTGGATCACCGAAATTCGACTTGTATGATATGGATTTCGGATGGGGAAAGGCGAGAAAGGTGGAGGTTGCCTCCATCGACGGGGAGAATCACTCGATGTCTATGTGCAAGGCGAGGGATTGTGAGAAGGGAATAGAGATTGGCTTGTCTCTGCCCAGCCCCAGAATGGAGGCTTTTGCTAATCTCTTTGCTGATGGATTAACACGACTGTGA